The bacterium nucleotide sequence TCAAGAACCGCCCAACAGGACAGCTTCCTGAGAGAATCACTCGAGACTCTGGGAGAGGCAGTGGTCATCACACTCAACATTCTCCCTCAGCAGATGGATTATGAATGGACGCTCGACCTGATTGCCCAGTATGGCCTGGCGAGGAAAATAAAGATCGGGTTTGTCCTGCCGACGCTCAGTAAGACGAATGAATATCTTTCGGATGAGGACTATCCGGTTGTCGCCGAACGTGTTGTCGAGTTCGCACGGCTTTGCAACAGGTTTGACGTGAAACTGGAGTATGAATGTGGAGTGCCCTGGTGTTCATTTACCACCGAGCAGCTCGGGGCGCTGTGGGCGTGCAATTCCTCATTCTTTTCGTCATGTGATTCCCGGCTGGATATATTGCCCGACGGTCGTGTGATATACTGTCTGCCTCTGGCGGAGCTTTGCTCTGTGGCTTACAGTAATTTCTACTCATATAGAGAGGCAAAAAAATGGTTCGAGGGCAGCCTGTCTCCATACAGGCCGTTGGGCTCAAAAACTGAATGCCCGAGCTGCCGTTTGATGATTCAAGGACCATGCAGAGGCGGATGCCTAGCTCGCACGTTGTCGGGTGCGAAAAATATTGAAATAGGAGGCAGAACTATAAGCAATGTCTCATGAAGTTGCTCCAAATGCTACTTGGAAAGAACTGGACGGTTCCATCGTTGTTGTTAATACTGTTTCAGGAGCGTATTACTGCCTGAACGAAAGTGCCGCGGTGATCTGGCAGGATGTGGCCGCGGGCAAAGACAATAATTCCATTATCGAGCATTTGTCGGGGGTCTATGAAGTCGATCCGACAATGGTTGCAGCCGATCTGCAAAAATCAATCGACTATTGGATACAGGAAAACCTGATTGTCGCAAAAGATGCTTAAACCACTCTAGAGAAAAGGAGGAAAGGGATGGAGATTAACGAGGAAAGCAAGACTGTAAAAAAGAAGTATGTCAGCCCTGAAACAGTCAAGCATGAGCCGCTTGACATTGTTCGCGGTTCCGGCAGCTATTCGAGCCTGTACTACACATATTATTACTACTATTATTACTAGCCCGTATTATGGAAACAGTTCAGTTTTACGGGAGCGAATATGGCTCGGTGGGAACCTCGCCCTCCCGGCAAGCTCAATATTGGGAGGGTGAAGCTCCTGCTGAGCCTAAAATTCCAGGGTAACTGAGCTTTCTCGTATTATGCGCTTTCCGCATAATACAGGTCTCCGAGAGCATTATTCACGTTCCTTGTGAATAATGCGGGCTAGAGGGCAGAATGGCAGTGAGTATGTCCGCCATATGGCGGGCGGCTTGACAGTCGTTTGGTGATCGTGTGCAAACACGATCACCATATTTGCTGGTACGTCAAAAGCGTATCCTACCACTTATTTTGTTGACAGACAATGGTATACAATACTGCTGACCATACAATTGTGATGTGCCTTGCCGGCGGCAGGTTTCGGATCAGGACTTCATGTGCGCAGACCATGCAAACTCTCGAGAATATGTTCAGCTATCACAGCACTGATGATATCGCGGAGGCGGGTTTCGAGCATGAGGTATGCATACGTCATCGTCGTGTCGATCAGGACATAATCGATCTGCTGGATAACGCGAATGATCCATGGCTTGGACGGACGGCCATAGACATACCGGTTATGGCTGTAAGGGACTCCGATAAGGGCATTGCACTAAAAATTGGTGATGAAGCGTATTCATATACCGATATCGGACGGCACAAGACTGTATGCTATCTGAAGCCTGAGTGCAGCGGTGATGCATCGATATGCCCACAGCCGTGGGTCTATCTGCTGCCGATCTTGCAGGCTCTGCTGGCATTATACGGCATTTATGTCATACACTCCGCTGCGGTGACATATGAAGACAAGGCTCTGCTGCTGCTCGGCGAGTCAGGCGCTGGAAAGACGACCATGTGCCTGGCTCTGGCGCGCGCAGGAATGGCTTATATGGGCGATGACCTCGTGGGGCTGCAGCGGCACGAAAATACGATTTATGCGCATGCCATCCTGCTCAGACCCAAGCTGGTTATAGATGAAAGCGGCGAAAAGTGCACGGTCGATGCGGTCGCCGATGAGAGACTTGCCTGCATGCGATTCGCTCCGGTGGGAGCGCTGGTCCATCTGCAGCGAAGTGTGCCGGAGTTGAAGCAGACCGCGAGAATGCAGAGACCGCAAATGATGTCGCAGCTTTTGTCTATGGGCAATTCACCTGTGATGACGAATGATATGAAGCAGTGGTTCGATACTGTTTTTGAACTGTCGCAGCAGGTGCCGGGATGGATATGGTCGCCTCCATTTCCTGATGCGGATAATATCGATGCAGTTTTCGGACACATGCGGAGGATGATGAATATTGCGTGAACCCGGCCTGGCAGGGATATCGACACTTCTTGCGTCGAGAGATTGCGTCTTTCATAATGTCGGCATACAACAAGTTCTGGAGAACTTGCCATATTCTAT carries:
- a CDS encoding radical SAM protein, with product MPNLILTTKCNLDCSYCFGRDVMQKGGNKIADMSMEIFHELKAWIIRERQKITSVHLMGGEPTLNHNLVEMACSLLDEGLAVSIFSNCSTSESPVCAQWLKDKNVTWVVNVNPPESRTAQQDSFLRESLETLGEAVVITLNILPQQMDYEWTLDLIAQYGLARKIKIGFVLPTLSKTNEYLSDEDYPVVAERVVEFARLCNRFDVKLEYECGVPWCSFTTEQLGALWACNSSFFSSCDSRLDILPDGRVIYCLPLAELCSVAYSNFYSYREAKKWFEGSLSPYRPLGSKTECPSCRLMIQGPCRGGCLARTLSGAKNIEIGGRTISNVS
- a CDS encoding PqqD family protein, with the protein product MSHEVAPNATWKELDGSIVVVNTVSGAYYCLNESAAVIWQDVAAGKDNNSIIEHLSGVYEVDPTMVAADLQKSIDYWIQENLIVAKDA